CTCGATTCAATAATTCTCTTATTTCAACATTATTACAAAAACGTAAAGTAATAAAATATAAAAATCTTTAGTCATTAAATTGCTATTTTTAATTACATATATATTAACATCTTTTTTAATACTCATTACTGACAGTAACACCATATCTCCCATATCATAAGGTAAGTATTGATGTAACATATCGGATCTATAATTAGCAAGTGAATAAGACGTTCTATTATTAACTGTTGCACTACAAGAACTAATTAATAAAAATAAAATCACAGTGAAAAACAATTTATATAATACCATCTATATTACTGCTTCTTAGGTAATTCAAATCCTTTTATATTTTGAAAATTCTTATGTACAAATGATGAAGACATTGAAGATAACAATCCACTATAATCTAATTCAAATTTTACCTTTTGCCCTACAAATAATGGATATTTATTTGTTTCAACAACTAAATGATCACTTGTTGAAGACATTATATTTATACCTTCAGGAGCCTTAATTCCTGTTACAATTACATCTTGACGACCTAAAGCAATAATCGCTTGTAGTACTAAACCTCTATCGAAAATATCATCTTTTTCTCCAAAAGCATTATATCCCCTATCCCCCCAAGGTAGAGATGGTTTTATCTTTGATTCAATGACCTCTGCTGTCAAGGTTATAGCATCGGTAAATAGCCCCTTAATTGGTTTTTGATATAGAGAATCACATCCCAAGAATATTGACTCTCCGAGTCGAAGATGATTAATTCTTGTTTTATTTTTATTATTAAGAGCCCAATAAAGAGATGCAGAATTACCACCAGATATGATATCTAATTTAATATTAAACTTTTTTTCTAAACTATCTGCAAGATTTGATAACTGAGATATTTTTAATTTATTAGGAATAACACCATAACGACAGGCAAGGTTCATCCCTATTCCTTTAATAAGGATGTTTGGTAATTTTATTATTTTATAAAAAAAATCAAATAATTGATGAGGCATAACCCCTTCTCTAAGATCGCCAAGTTCTACCATAACAATCACTCCATGATTGACATTTAACTTACTAGCTTCTAATGAGAGTTTTTTTATTACTGAAACTTCAGTATTAAGACTAATATCACAATACTTAATTACACTTTTAACTTGACTAATCATTGGACTTCTAATCAAAATAGTTGGTATTTTGATTCCAGATGATTGTATTCTATCCATATTTTCAATACGAGAATCGGCTATCATATTCACGCCTGCATGTACTAACACATTAGTAATTATCGGATTACCCAAACATACTTTTGTTACTGGTGCTATTGATATCCCTTTTTTATATAACTTATTAATTAATGTCCGTGTATTAAGATAAATTTTAGTGCAATTAATATCTAACCGAGGGTAACTCATGTTTTTATTATCATGTTTTTTTCCAAATTTGGAAAAATAATTAACATCATTTTTAAAAAATCATCCGTAGGTTGATTTAAAGCATCAGTAACAGGAATATTCAATTGTTCTGAATACTCTTCAATAACAGCAGTAATTTCTTTCTGAGACATCCCTTCATGATTCAAAGTTAATCCGATAACAGACGTATTAGAAAATAATTCAATTAATTCAATTTCAGAAATAACAGATGGCATAAGCATTTCAGGGAAATCACTACGATGAAGTCGTTTAGGTGCATGCTGTAAAATCACACCGACCGGACAACTTCCTCGTAATATGAAAGCACTAGTAGAAAATGCCGGATGACTTAATGCACCTTGCCCCTCAATAATAATAAGATCTGGATTTTCTTTTTCATACGCTTCAACAATAACAGCTTCTAATTCACCCGCACAGAATTGAGAAGGTACAGCATCTAAAGCTACACTATAAGGAGCCCCTTGAATGATACCAGTCTGCCCTGTCGCAATCATAATAACTTTAAGCCCTTTCTCTTGTAATATTTTTGTTAAAATAGTTGCAGTTGTTCGCTTTCCTATCGCGCAATCCGTTCCCATAACAGCAATACGTGGACAAAGTACATTATGAATTTTACCACTAAATGATTGTAGCTCTTTTTTATCTTTAGGTTTTCGAACATCAATAACATGCACATTATAATTTTTACTAGCAGTTATAAATTTAGTATCTTCGCTTAAAAATTCATGTACTCCACTCACAATACTCATATGTAGTGACATTGCATAAAGCATAATTTCTTTTTCTAAATCAGTTAATATTCCATTAGAAGGCGCAATACCAAAAATGAAGTAATCAGGAAGATCTTTTGCAAGCACAATAGCTTCTTTAATATCTGAAACTATAGGAATACCATTTTTTTCATCTCCAAGAACCTCACCTGAATCTAAGCCTGCTTTTGTACTATCAATAACAGAAAGGATTCTATAGTTATGAGAATGTCTTATAAGACCATTGGCTGTTTTCCCATCAATATTTCCAAATTGACCTTCACAATAAATAATAGCGGTAGGCGTTATTGGGTTAACTTGAGTAAATAATAAATCGAATGGCTTAGATGTGGAGTCAATCTCATCAGTAGATTTTATTACTGTATGGTGTATGGAATTTATGGAGCATTGGTTTAGTTTTAACATAATGATGCCTAATAATTTAAGGCTTAGAAGGGCAACTAG
The Aliivibrio fischeri ATCC 7744 = JCM 18803 = DSM 507 DNA segment above includes these coding regions:
- a CDS encoding DUF1611 domain-containing protein; the encoded protein is MLKLNQCSINSIHHTVIKSTDEIDSTSKPFDLLFTQVNPITPTAIIYCEGQFGNIDGKTANGLIRHSHNYRILSVIDSTKAGLDSGEVLGDEKNGIPIVSDIKEAIVLAKDLPDYFIFGIAPSNGILTDLEKEIMLYAMSLHMSIVSGVHEFLSEDTKFITASKNYNVHVIDVRKPKDKKELQSFSGKIHNVLCPRIAVMGTDCAIGKRTTATILTKILQEKGLKVIMIATGQTGIIQGAPYSVALDAVPSQFCAGELEAVIVEAYEKENPDLIIIEGQGALSHPAFSTSAFILRGSCPVGVILQHAPKRLHRSDFPEMLMPSVISEIELIELFSNTSVIGLTLNHEGMSQKEITAVIEEYSEQLNIPVTDALNQPTDDFLKMMLIIFPNLEKNMIIKT
- a CDS encoding alanine/ornithine racemase family PLP-dependent enzyme — translated: MSYPRLDINCTKIYLNTRTLINKLYKKGISIAPVTKVCLGNPIITNVLVHAGVNMIADSRIENMDRIQSSGIKIPTILIRSPMISQVKSVIKYCDISLNTEVSVIKKLSLEASKLNVNHGVIVMVELGDLREGVMPHQLFDFFYKIIKLPNILIKGIGMNLACRYGVIPNKLKISQLSNLADSLEKKFNIKLDIISGGNSASLYWALNNKNKTRINHLRLGESIFLGCDSLYQKPIKGLFTDAITLTAEVIESKIKPSLPWGDRGYNAFGEKDDIFDRGLVLQAIIALGRQDVIVTGIKAPEGINIMSSTSDHLVVETNKYPLFVGQKVKFELDYSGLLSSMSSSFVHKNFQNIKGFELPKKQ